From Cyanobacterium sp. T60_A2020_053, the proteins below share one genomic window:
- a CDS encoding DUF3146 family protein — protein sequence MTTPTTIAQVKITAQSWQTGKIRGEIEAGGYQWDFEWHFLRGKLSVKPTLGRSLIQEPLARFLENSDYQLEVGGNYQFLVRAKF from the coding sequence TAAAAATTACTGCCCAATCGTGGCAAACTGGTAAAATCAGAGGAGAAATCGAAGCTGGTGGTTATCAATGGGATTTTGAGTGGCACTTTTTGCGAGGAAAACTATCTGTTAAGCCTACTTTAGGACGTAGTTTAATTCAAGAACCTCTGGCACGTTTTTTGGAAAATTCCGACTATCAGTTAGAAGTGGGGGGAAATTATCAATTTTTAGTTAGGGCAAAATTTTAG